From Antricoccus suffuscus, the proteins below share one genomic window:
- a CDS encoding branched-chain amino acid ABC transporter permease, with protein sequence MSTFLQVFINGAGKGAVFALLALGFVIIFKATEVINFAQGSVALVGGYIVFVLKPHTGWWLAALSGVVAAAVLSVIIERVLVANAKLASHDALAILTIGVDVILLTEIVRRLGTEAAPFLGDPYDASPIHLGDVTLPKTQTVALITAIVLISVFFAAFRWSNWGVAMRAQAENREASALMGIRSSRITAGAWAVGGALAGIAVLFMATQDFSGAGLSEGTHSLAIYAFPAAIIGGMTSPGGAVVGGFVVGLTESFTAQYIDLDFSKVSVFIVMLIVLIFRPSGLFGKVEQHRV encoded by the coding sequence GTGAGTACATTTTTGCAGGTCTTCATCAACGGGGCTGGCAAGGGCGCGGTCTTCGCGCTGCTCGCACTCGGCTTCGTGATCATCTTCAAGGCGACGGAGGTCATCAACTTCGCGCAGGGCTCGGTTGCCCTTGTCGGTGGCTACATCGTCTTCGTGCTCAAACCGCACACGGGTTGGTGGCTCGCCGCGCTCTCGGGCGTCGTGGCGGCCGCGGTTCTGTCGGTGATCATCGAGCGGGTGCTTGTCGCGAATGCAAAACTCGCCAGTCACGACGCTTTAGCAATTCTGACCATCGGCGTGGACGTCATCTTGCTGACAGAGATCGTCCGAAGGCTGGGCACCGAGGCCGCGCCATTCCTCGGCGACCCGTACGACGCCAGCCCGATTCATCTGGGCGACGTCACGCTGCCGAAGACACAAACCGTCGCATTGATCACGGCCATCGTGCTCATCTCGGTCTTCTTCGCGGCATTCCGCTGGTCCAACTGGGGCGTCGCCATGCGTGCGCAGGCCGAGAACCGCGAGGCCTCCGCGCTGATGGGCATCCGCAGCTCACGCATTACTGCAGGCGCATGGGCTGTCGGCGGCGCGCTCGCCGGCATCGCGGTGCTCTTCATGGCCACGCAGGACTTCTCTGGCGCCGGCTTGTCGGAGGGCACGCACTCCCTCGCGATCTATGCCTTCCCCGCCGCGATCATCGGCGGCATGACTTCGCCGGGCGGCGCTGTCGTCGGTGGCTTCGTCGTTGGTCTCACCGAATCGTTCACCGCGCAGTACATCGATCTGGACTTCTCGAAAGTGTCGGTGTTCATCGTCATGCTTATTGTCTTGATCTTCCGCCCGTCGGGCCTGTTCGGAAAGGTGGAACAGCACCGTGTCTGA